Proteins encoded by one window of Dialister pneumosintes:
- a CDS encoding TolC family protein — MNKKMYAILASYIILTVSMGEQALAFETDKIPTSTNVQVTNDILKKQEKLPVYNRVLNENNMLLQKNLSVEEQSFIFNKDKEVLNINLHDAVATAINNNRDIRLSAYKLEKAEAAIGEASASKNPTISYSFNGGRSKVKNQVSLLSTAYSNGVNVVWPLWTGGAAEGAIDTARYTRDIAHVALYEKEADIKLSATTAYYKYLQAVNLSDVAEESVRNLSGHFTNVQQQYAAGIVAKLDVLSSNVSLANAKEKEIAAKNGKDVAEANLNNIMRLPMNTQLITTDKHFPEPEIDITLEQAIGMAQKYRWELIQAEYNVKIAEERISIAKAGYMPTVSLSGGYTWNDKDFPGFKNQGWTIGGGVSWHLFDGGATNSKIKEAKADLKIAEEFLLKARESIELEVRQNYLNVFAAKEQIRATEAAVQQAEEAYKIATVRYTSGVGINLDVLDAQLLLNQARTNYITALYDYNIGIATLEKAMGIPAVIHTK; from the coding sequence ATGAATAAAAAAATGTATGCAATCTTAGCATCTTATATTATATTAACTGTGAGTATGGGAGAACAGGCTTTAGCATTTGAAACAGACAAGATCCCTACTTCTACGAATGTGCAAGTTACTAATGATATATTAAAAAAACAAGAAAAACTTCCTGTTTATAATAGAGTACTTAATGAGAATAATATGCTTCTCCAAAAAAATTTATCTGTAGAGGAGCAATCTTTTATATTTAATAAAGATAAGGAAGTTTTGAATATTAATCTTCATGATGCAGTAGCTACTGCTATTAATAATAATCGAGATATACGTCTATCTGCATATAAGCTGGAAAAAGCGGAAGCCGCTATAGGCGAAGCCTCTGCCAGTAAAAATCCTACTATCTCTTATAGTTTCAATGGTGGGCGTTCTAAAGTGAAGAATCAAGTAAGCCTTCTTTCTACCGCCTACTCTAACGGAGTTAATGTAGTTTGGCCGTTGTGGACCGGTGGGGCAGCAGAAGGTGCTATTGATACTGCAAGATATACTAGAGATATTGCACATGTTGCACTATATGAGAAAGAAGCAGATATTAAATTAAGTGCAACTACAGCTTATTATAAATATTTACAAGCTGTTAATTTATCTGATGTAGCCGAAGAATCAGTCAGAAACCTTTCCGGACATTTTACTAATGTTCAACAACAATATGCGGCAGGGATTGTTGCTAAATTAGATGTTTTGTCCTCTAATGTTTCTTTAGCTAATGCTAAAGAAAAGGAAATTGCAGCTAAAAATGGTAAGGACGTAGCAGAAGCAAATTTAAATAACATTATGCGTTTGCCGATGAATACACAACTTATTACAACAGATAAACATTTTCCTGAACCGGAAATTGATATCACTTTGGAACAAGCGATAGGTATGGCGCAAAAGTATCGCTGGGAACTTATTCAAGCTGAATATAATGTAAAGATTGCAGAAGAAAGAATATCTATTGCTAAAGCCGGATATATGCCGACTGTATCTTTATCAGGTGGTTATACTTGGAATGACAAAGATTTTCCGGGGTTTAAAAATCAAGGCTGGACTATAGGTGGAGGTGTAAGTTGGCACTTATTTGATGGTGGGGCCACTAACTCTAAAATAAAGGAAGCTAAGGCAGATTTAAAAATTGCAGAAGAATTTTTGCTTAAAGCAAGAGAAAGTATTGAGTTAGAAGTACGCCAAAATTATTTAAATGTATTTGCAGCTAAAGAACAAATTCGTGCAACAGAAGCAGCTGTACAACAAGCAGAAGAAGCTTATAAGATTGCAACAGTTCGCTATACATCCGGGGTTGGTATTAATTTAGATGTATTGGATGCACAATTATTACTTAACCAAGCTAGAACTAATTATATTACAGCTTTATATGATTATAATATTGGTATAGCTACATTAGAGAAAGCAATGGGTATTCCAGCGGTTATACATACAAAATAA